GCGGTCGTGGCCCGCGGGTCCGGTCGCCACCGCGTCGAAGACCGGGACCATCTCCCCGTAGGCCCACTCCGGGCCGCCGACCATCAGCGAGAAGCCGAGTTCGGCCCCGGCGGGACCGCCGGAGGTGCCGCAGTCGAGGTACGCCGCCGGGGTCTCCTCGGCCCGGCGCGTCGAGTCCTCGAAGTGGGAGTTGCCGCCGTCCACCACGACGTCCTCGTCGGTCAGGTAGGGTTCGAGGTCGTCGAGCGCGGCGTCCACGGGTTCGCCCGCTGGCACCATCAGCCAGATGCGCTTCTCGTCGCCGAGTCGCTCGGCGAGGTCCACCACGGAGTCGGCGGGGGTCGCGCCCGCCTCGGCGGCCGACGCCACCGCCTCCTCGTCCAAGTCGAAGGCCACCACGTCGTGGCCAGCGTCGAGTACTCGGTCCACGACGATGCGGCCCATCCGGCCCAGTCCGATGACGCCCAGTTGCATGGGAGAGGGTGCGGGGAGGGTGCAGGTAGGGGTTGCGGTTCTGCTCCACGCCGAACGACTACCTTTCGAGAATGGAACGACGAGGCGATGCTACTACGCTACCAGCCAAACGCAGTTAGCAGAATATAGTCTCGAGCGAGGCGACCCTGTTAACCGCCATACGAAGACGATTCGGTAGCCGCCCTTCGCCGTGACCGGGAACGAACTAATTCACATAATATTTTCAACCTCTCGGTCTGAATCTAGGAGAGAGATGACTCTCTCGTCTGTTCCTCGTGTACGAAGGAATCGGAGTGAACCATGAAACGGCGGTCCGTCCTCGGACTCGCAGTGACGGCCGGTGTCGTCGGTAGTACCGGGTGTACCCGATTTATACCTCGCAGTCAGCAGTACCGACTCTGGTTCGTTCGCATCCACAACGGAACAGCTAGCGAACAACGAGTCGATATCCGCGTCCTTCGCGACGGCGAGGTGGTATTCGAGCGCGACTACGAGAACATTCCGAGTTTCCAAGACAGCCAGAACGAAGAAGCATCGTTCGCGGCGATGGACAGTGCCCGATTAGTCGAAGACGAGTGGGACATACAGAAAGGAACCTACACCATCGAATACCGAACTGCTGGACAGGAATCGTTCGTGTCGGTTGATGTCGGCGGTATCGACGAGTTCGAGGCGGAGGACATCGGAGTCAAGATGCAACTTTACGGTGGGAAGCGAGCGACCGTGGCGTTCGGCGTGCTCGAATTCGATTCGAATGGACAGGCGGCGCAGTTCGTCAGTACGGTTACGAACCAGAGCGAGGACTGATATTTTGCCCCACGAAGGTCGTCGTCGGACGAGATATCGCACTGAGCGACCCACACACAGACGAGAACCTTTATCACTACCCGTCCACTCCGTTTTCGTATGAGGCTGACTGCGTCGGTAGTACGTTGAACTGTCCAGCGCAGCGGCGCGTCTTTCTGATTGGACTACTCCCCCGACAGAGTCAGCTATACCCACACCATGACTGACGTTCCCGACAGCTACGACCCCGAGCGAGTCGAACCGAAGTGGCAGGAAGAGTGGCGCGGTTCCGAGATTTACAACCCCGACGGCGAACCCGACTACGTCGTGGACACGCCGCCGCCGTACCCGACCGGACAGCTCCACCTCGGCCACGCGCTCGGGTGGAGTTACATGGACTTCGCGGCCCGGTTTCACCGACTCATCGGCGACGAGGTGCTGTTCCCGCAGGGCTGGGACTGTCACGGCCTGCCGACCGAAGTGAAGGTCGAGGAGGAGGAGGACATCCACCGGACCGACGTCCCCCGCGAGGAGTTCCGGGACCTCTGCGTCGAGTACACCGAGGACCGCATCGACGGGATGAAGGAGACGATGCAGTCGCTGGGGTTCTCGCAGGACTGGTCGGCCGAGTACCGGACGATGGACGCCGACTACTGGGAGAAGACCCAGCGCTCGTTCGTCGAGATGGCCCACGGCGACGAGGAGGAGAGTTACGTCTACCGCGACGAACACCCCGTCAACTGGTGTCCGCGCTGTGAGACCGCCATCGCCGACGCCGAGGTCGAGAACATCGACCGCGAGGGGACACTCCACTACGTCACGTTCCCCGGCGTGGACAACGACGACATCGAAATCGCGACCACCCGACCGGAACTGCTGGCGGCCTGCGTCGGCATGGCCGTGGACCCCGACGACGAGCGCTACGAGGGTCGCATCGGCGACACCTTCGAGGTCCCCCTGTTCGGACAGGAGGTCGAACTCGTCGCCGACGACGACGTGGACGGCGACTTCGGGACCGGCGCGGTGATGATATGCACGTTCGGCGACAAGCAGGACGTTGACTGGTGGGCCGAACACGACCTCGACCTCCGCTCGGTCTTCACCGAGGACGGCCGCCTCAACGAACTCGCGGGCGAGTACGAGGGCCTGACCATCGAGGAGGCAAAGGCGCTCATCGCCGACGACCTCGACGAAGCGGGCTACCTCGAAGACACGGAACCCACCGACCAGTCGGTCGGCGCGTGCTGGCGGTGTGACACGCCCATCGAAATCCTGAGCAAGGAACAGTGGTTCGTGGAGGTCCGGCAGGACGAGATTCTGGAGAAGGCCCAGCAGGTCGAGTGGATTCCCGAGCACATGTACGACCGCCTCGAAGACTGGACCGAGGGGATGGAGTGGGACTGGGTCATCTCCCGCCAGCGCGTGTTCGCCACGCCCATCCCGGCGTGGTTCTGCCGCGAGTGCGGCCACGCCCACGTCGCGGACGTGTCGGAACTCCCGCTGGACCCGACCGAGACCGACCCCGCGGTCGATTCGTGCCCCGAGTGCGGTGCGGACGACTGGGAGGGCGAGACCGACGTGATGGACACGTGGATGGACTCGTCCATCTCGCCGATGCACGTTCAGGGTTGGCCGGACGAGGAGTTCACCCCGACGACGCTCCGCGAGCAGGGTCACGACATCATCCGGACGTGGGCGTTCTACACCCTCCTGCGGGTCACGGCGCTCGAAGACGAGATTCCGTGGGAGGAGTCGCTGGTCAACGGGATGGTGTTCGGCGACGACGGCCACAAGATGAGCAAGTCCCGGGGTAACGCGGTCGGCCCCGAGGAGGCCATCGAGGAGTACAGCGCCGACTCGGTCCGGCAGGCCCTCGCGCTCGGCGGCCAACCCGGCAGCGACATCCAGTTCCAGTGGAAGGAGGTCAAGTCGGCCTCCCGGTTCCTCACCAAGTTCTGGAACATCTTCCAGTTCTCGGCCGAACACTTCGACGAGGAGACGCCCGACATCGCGGCCCCGGCGTACCGCGACGCCGACGAGTGGATTCTGTCGAAACTCTCCCGAACCGCCGAGGACGTCGAGGCCGACATGGAGGCCTACCGTTTCGACGCGGCGCTCCGCAAACTGCGGGAGTTCGTCTGGAACGACCTCGCCGACGACTACCTCGAACTCGTCAAGGGTCGCCTCTACGAGGGCCGACCCGGCGAGCGCGACGCCGCCCGCCACGCGCTCTACACCGCGGTCTCGGCGTCGATACGGATGCTCGCACCGTTCTCGCCCCACTTCGCCGACGAGGTGTATCACCACCTCCCCGGCACCGAGGGGAGCGTCCACACCGCGGACTGGCCCGCGGTCGAGTTCGCCGACGAGGAGGCCGAGCGCAGGGGCGACCTCATCGCGGAGGTCGCCAGCGAGATTCGGGCGTGGAAGTCCGACGCGGGGATGGCGCTCAACGCCGACCTCGACCGCGTCGAGGTGTACTCCGAGCAGGGTCGCGGGTGGGACACCTACGACCTGTCCGAAGCGGTCAGCGCGCCGGTCTACCCCGAGGAGGGGCAACCGAACGTCGAACTCGTCCCGGTGGGCGTGGACCCCGACCACAGCGTCATCGGACCGCAGTTCCGCGACGAGGCCGGGCAGGTCGTCGCCGCGCTGGAGTCGGCGGACTTCACCCAACTCGAGAACCAGAAGAAAATCGAGGGCGAAATCACGCTGACGGTGAACGGCGAAGAGGTCACCATCGACGGTGACGCCGTGGAAATCGAGAAAGAGTACCGCGCCGAGAGCGGCGAAGAGGTCGAAGTGCTGGAGACCGAGCAGGCGACCGTGCTGGTCTTCGCTTGAGATAGTTCGACTCACCGACCTCCCGGTCCGTTACCGGTCTCCGTGTTCGTTCGAGAGTGTACTCCCGAACCCGTAGCAGAACACGCTCACCGAGTCGTGAAACGACGTTCTCTCTGCGGGCGCGTGCCGTCGCGGTCGTTCGAACCACTGCCGTTTTCACCTCGACGCGCCAAGCGAAACTAACCCATGGACCAGCGAATTCACGACCACGCGGAGGTTCTCGTTGACTGGAGCGCCCGAATCGAGGACGGCGACGACGTAGTGTTGCGCGTGGACGAAGGTGCGCACGACCTCGCGGTCGCCGTCGCCGAGAAACTCGGCGAACGCGGCGCGAACGTCCTCCCCGTCTACGGTTCCGACGAGGTGGAGTCGGCGTTCGTCCGAGGCCACGACGGCGACTTCGACCAAGACCCGGACTTCGAGGTGGCGATGCTCGAACGCGCGGACGCGGTGCTGTCGCTGCGGGGCCAGCACAACACCGCCGCGAAAGCCGCCGTGTCGGGCGAGAAGCGCTCGGCCTACAAGAAGTCCCGAACCGCAATCAAGACCCGCCAGATGGACACCGACTGGGTCTCGACGCTGCACCCGACGCGCGCTCACGCCCAGAACGCGGGCATGGGCTACGAGGAGTACAAGGACTTCGTGTACGACGCCATCCTCCGGGACTGGGAGAGCCTCGCCGACGAGATGGCGAACCTCAAGGACCTGCTCGACGAGGGGAGCGAAGTCCGACTCGTCAAGGAGGACACCGACCTCACGATGTCCATCGAGGACCGCACCGCGGTCAACAGCGCCGCGTCGGTCGCGTACGACTCGCACAACCTCCCGAGCGGCGAGGTGTTCACCGCGCCGGAGGCCACCGAGGGCGAGGTGTACTTCGACGTGCCGATGACCCACGACGGCGTCCGAATCCGCGACGTTCGCCTCGCCTTCGAGGACGGCGAGGTCGTGGACTGGTCGGCCGAAGTCGGCGAAGCGGCCCTCGAAGACATCCTCACGACCGACGAGGGTGCCAAGCGCCTCGGCGAACTCGGCATCGGGATGAACCGCGGCATCGACCGCTTCACCGACAGCATCCTCTTCGACGAGAAGATGGGCGACACGGTCCACCTCGCGGTCGGCCGCGCGTACTCCTCGTGCCTGCCGGAGGGCGAGGAGGGCAACCAGAGCGCGGTCCACGTGGACATGATTACCGACGTGAGCGAGGACTCTCGGATGGAAATCGACGGCGAAGTCGTCCAGCGCAACGGCACGTTCCGGTGGGAAGACGGCTTCGAGGGCTGAGCGTCCGCCTTTTGGTGCAGATTTTACGAGTGAGCGAGGCGAGCGGCGAAGCCGTGAGCAGAGCGACCGAGATAAAAGGTGCGCGCAGGTCGTCCAGCGCAACGGCACGTTCCGGTGGGAAGACGGCTTCGAGGAGAGCGAGGCCTGAGCGGAGCGAAGGCCTCGAACCGAAGCGGGGAGCGAAGCGACCCGCGGAGGAGTAGGGCGGTCTTTTTCGTCGACGTTTTTGCGAGGAACGTCGCCGGAGGCGACGCGACGAGGAAAAAGGTCGGACGCGGACGTTCCAGTGGGAAGACGGCTTCGAGGGCTGAGCGTCCGCCTTTTGGTGCAGATTTTACGAGTGAGCGAGGCCTGAGCGGAGCGAAGGCCTCGAACCGAAGCGGGGAGCGAAGCGACCCGCGGAGGAGTAGGGCGCTCTTCGTCTGTCGTTCCGAGGCGACCGCCCGGTGGTTCCGAAACGACTCTGAGAACGGCCCAGATAGGATTCACTCACCGTCCTTAATTATTTATGGCATCATACCGTTATGATTGTTGGATTCCGACAATGGATTACGATAGACGCACATTTATCAAAGCCGTAGCGGCCGCGGGACTGACCGTCAGCGCAGTTCGACCCGTCGCCGCCGGAAGCGACACTCGCTACGTGGTCAACACCGACGGAAGCGGTGTCCAATCGCACGTCGAAGACGCTGGCTACAGCATCCAGCACGAACTCGGTGGGAACGTCCTCCTCGTGACCGGTTCCAGCGAGAATCGGACCGCCCTCGAAGACGTCAACGGCGTCGGCGCGGTCGCCCGCGACGTGAGCATCGAGTTCGAGAAACCCGAGAAGGAGGCCGACGAGACGACCGACGAGGACTACTACTCGCTCCAGTGGGACAAGCAGGTCACGGACGTGTCCGCGGCCCACGACACCGCCACCGGTGACGGCACACGCCTCGCCATCATCGACACCGGTATCGACGTGGACCACCCCGACCTGCAAGCTAACGTCGACGCCGACGCGGGCCGACTGTTCAAGTTCGGCGACGTGAGCCACGACACGACCGACGTGTACGGCCACGGTAGCCACGTCGCGGGTATCGCCGCCGCGAGCGACGACGGGACCACGGGCGTCGTCGGCACCGCGCCCGACGCCGAACTCGTCTCGCTCCGCGTGTTCTACTACTACGACTACGACGGCGACGGCGAGACGGAACTGTACACCACGGTCGGGGACATCTTCACCGCCATCGACCACGCCGCGTCCATCGACGCCGACGCGGCGAACATGAGCATCGGGACGCCACCGCTCCCGCCCGAGGTCAACGCCGGGGGCATCCGAGGGGCCTACGAGCGCGTGATTCGGAGCGCGACCCAGCGCGGCACGGTCGTCGTCGCCAGCGCCGGGAACAGCGACGCCAACCTCCAGCAGGGCGGCTACTTCACCACGCCGAACAGCGTCTCGGGCGCGATGAGCATCTCGGCCACCGGGCCGAACGACGAGCGCGTC
This portion of the Halorussus sp. MSC15.2 genome encodes:
- the gnd gene encoding phosphogluconate dehydrogenase (NAD(+)-dependent, decarboxylating) yields the protein MQLGVIGLGRMGRIVVDRVLDAGHDVVAFDLDEEAVASAAEAGATPADSVVDLAERLGDEKRIWLMVPAGEPVDAALDDLEPYLTDEDVVVDGGNSHFEDSTRRAEETPAAYLDCGTSGGPAGAELGFSLMVGGPEWAYGEMVPVFDAVATGPAGHDRMGPAGSGHYVKMVHNGVEYALMQAYGEGFELLAEGRYDLDLEAVARTWNNGAVIRSWLLELCEEAFREEGTDLGDVDDYVAGGSTGTWTVQEALEQEVPVPLIYQALGERFGSRVREDGRFSRRLANRLRYGFGRHEVARREK
- a CDS encoding valine--tRNA ligase, producing MTDVPDSYDPERVEPKWQEEWRGSEIYNPDGEPDYVVDTPPPYPTGQLHLGHALGWSYMDFAARFHRLIGDEVLFPQGWDCHGLPTEVKVEEEEDIHRTDVPREEFRDLCVEYTEDRIDGMKETMQSLGFSQDWSAEYRTMDADYWEKTQRSFVEMAHGDEEESYVYRDEHPVNWCPRCETAIADAEVENIDREGTLHYVTFPGVDNDDIEIATTRPELLAACVGMAVDPDDERYEGRIGDTFEVPLFGQEVELVADDDVDGDFGTGAVMICTFGDKQDVDWWAEHDLDLRSVFTEDGRLNELAGEYEGLTIEEAKALIADDLDEAGYLEDTEPTDQSVGACWRCDTPIEILSKEQWFVEVRQDEILEKAQQVEWIPEHMYDRLEDWTEGMEWDWVISRQRVFATPIPAWFCRECGHAHVADVSELPLDPTETDPAVDSCPECGADDWEGETDVMDTWMDSSISPMHVQGWPDEEFTPTTLREQGHDIIRTWAFYTLLRVTALEDEIPWEESLVNGMVFGDDGHKMSKSRGNAVGPEEAIEEYSADSVRQALALGGQPGSDIQFQWKEVKSASRFLTKFWNIFQFSAEHFDEETPDIAAPAYRDADEWILSKLSRTAEDVEADMEAYRFDAALRKLREFVWNDLADDYLELVKGRLYEGRPGERDAARHALYTAVSASIRMLAPFSPHFADEVYHHLPGTEGSVHTADWPAVEFADEEAERRGDLIAEVASEIRAWKSDAGMALNADLDRVEVYSEQGRGWDTYDLSEAVSAPVYPEEGQPNVELVPVGVDPDHSVIGPQFRDEAGQVVAALESADFTQLENQKKIEGEITLTVNGEEVTIDGDAVEIEKEYRAESGEEVEVLETEQATVLVFA
- a CDS encoding aminopeptidase, which produces MDQRIHDHAEVLVDWSARIEDGDDVVLRVDEGAHDLAVAVAEKLGERGANVLPVYGSDEVESAFVRGHDGDFDQDPDFEVAMLERADAVLSLRGQHNTAAKAAVSGEKRSAYKKSRTAIKTRQMDTDWVSTLHPTRAHAQNAGMGYEEYKDFVYDAILRDWESLADEMANLKDLLDEGSEVRLVKEDTDLTMSIEDRTAVNSAASVAYDSHNLPSGEVFTAPEATEGEVYFDVPMTHDGVRIRDVRLAFEDGEVVDWSAEVGEAALEDILTTDEGAKRLGELGIGMNRGIDRFTDSILFDEKMGDTVHLAVGRAYSSCLPEGEEGNQSAVHVDMITDVSEDSRMEIDGEVVQRNGTFRWEDGFEG
- a CDS encoding S8 family serine peptidase, which produces MDYDRRTFIKAVAAAGLTVSAVRPVAAGSDTRYVVNTDGSGVQSHVEDAGYSIQHELGGNVLLVTGSSENRTALEDVNGVGAVARDVSIEFEKPEKEADETTDEDYYSLQWDKQVTDVSAAHDTATGDGTRLAIIDTGIDVDHPDLQANVDADAGRLFKFGDVSHDTTDVYGHGSHVAGIAAASDDGTTGVVGTAPDAELVSLRVFYYYDYDGDGETELYTTVGDIFTAIDHAASIDADAANMSIGTPPLPPEVNAGGIRGAYERVIRSATQRGTVVVASAGNSDANLQQGGYFTTPNSVSGAMSISATGPNDERVFYSNYGTDEIDVGAPGGGYETLEKTLASDTEWPYPTNLVLSSVPPEIYGANYAYFAGTSMAAPQVTGTVGLVRSIDPDAPTEAVEQAIRSGAEGVDGQSSADLGAGRLNADKALDANNIN